A DNA window from SAR324 cluster bacterium contains the following coding sequences:
- a CDS encoding Gfo/Idh/MocA family oxidoreductase, which produces MTPVKVGIIGCGNIFDAYLNASKNFPILNIAYCADLKNERAHAKADQWGLQVQSIDSLLQDQSIEIILNLTTPDSHISVAKQVLESGKHVYTEKPLGLNVNEGIELLALAKDRGLRVGSAPDTFLGGSHQKTRQLLDSGKIGDPLACTAFMMVPGHELWHPDPDFYYLSGGGPMLDMGPYYLTAFVNLLGPVARVTGFGKAFRTSRTIASGARAGQTVPVKTPTHLSGVAEFVNGALLTITMSFDVWQHTHLPMELYGTKGSMLIPDPNRFDGEVKSSEVKADWNSATIEFPYADDNYRSIGLADLAQAIRTERPHRANGQLGLHVLEIMTGFLKAAETGTSISMQTTCERPALMKTNLPFGQLD; this is translated from the coding sequence ATGACCCCAGTCAAGGTTGGTATCATTGGATGTGGCAATATATTTGATGCTTATCTAAACGCCTCCAAAAATTTCCCGATCTTGAACATTGCCTATTGTGCTGACCTGAAAAATGAACGAGCACATGCAAAGGCGGATCAATGGGGATTGCAAGTTCAATCGATTGATTCCCTCCTCCAAGATCAATCTATTGAGATTATCCTGAATTTGACGACTCCCGATTCTCATATCTCAGTTGCCAAACAAGTTCTAGAGAGCGGTAAGCACGTTTATACTGAAAAACCCCTTGGTTTGAATGTCAACGAAGGAATTGAATTGCTTGCTCTCGCAAAAGATCGAGGATTACGAGTTGGTTCTGCTCCAGATACTTTTCTTGGCGGTTCGCATCAGAAAACACGACAATTGCTGGATTCTGGGAAGATTGGTGATCCCTTGGCCTGCACCGCTTTTATGATGGTTCCTGGTCATGAATTGTGGCATCCGGATCCTGACTTTTACTATCTCTCTGGAGGAGGCCCTATGCTGGACATGGGGCCTTACTACCTAACGGCTTTCGTCAATCTCTTGGGTCCAGTTGCCCGGGTCACAGGCTTTGGGAAAGCGTTTCGTACCTCCAGAACAATTGCCTCTGGAGCCAGAGCCGGTCAGACAGTGCCTGTCAAGACGCCTACTCATCTGAGTGGTGTTGCTGAATTTGTAAATGGGGCCCTGCTGACAATCACGATGAGTTTTGATGTATGGCAGCATACTCACCTGCCAATGGAACTCTATGGAACAAAAGGTTCGATGTTGATCCCAGATCCCAATCGGTTTGATGGTGAGGTCAAGTCGAGTGAAGTCAAAGCAGACTGGAACTCTGCTACGATTGAGTTCCCCTATGCTGATGATAACTATCGAAGTATTGGTTTAGCTGACCTTGCCCAAGCGATCAGGACAGAGAGGCCACATCGAGCTAATGGCCAGTTGGGTTTACATGTGCTTGAGATCATGACAGGCTTTCTCAAAGCCGCTGAAACTGGCACCAGCATAAGCATGCAGACAACCTGTGAACGGCCTGCATTAATGAAGACTAATTTACCCTTTGGACAACTTGACTAA
- a CDS encoding pentapeptide repeat-containing protein: protein MNQEDLQKLKDTNSCPTGDFEGADLSGMDLRRANLSGAALKKANLSNADLTEANLSVADLTGAKLDSAKIRQANLEGALLVSSDLRRANLGSANLMFADLSKADLYKANLTNASISEAKFCSTTLPDGKISNRDC from the coding sequence ATGAATCAAGAAGATTTACAGAAACTTAAAGACACCAACAGCTGTCCCACAGGAGATTTTGAAGGGGCTGATCTATCCGGAATGGATTTGCGGCGTGCGAATCTGAGTGGAGCAGCTTTGAAAAAAGCCAATCTGAGCAATGCGGACCTAACAGAAGCCAATCTCAGTGTGGCAGACTTAACAGGGGCTAAATTAGATAGCGCAAAGATCCGTCAAGCGAACCTTGAGGGTGCTTTGCTGGTGAGCTCAGACTTGCGGCGCGCCAATCTCGGCAGTGCCAACCTGATGTTCGCTGATCTCAGTAAAGCAGATTTATACAAGGCCAACTTAACCAACGCTTCCATTTCAGAGGCAAAATTTTGTAGTACGACTTTACCTGATGGAAAGATTAGCAACCGAGATTGCTGA
- a CDS encoding enolase C-terminal domain-like protein, protein MQSPRIKEIEFTLFEVSIPNIAADPSGFGVWYEPGVGTPQKRFGVRIFTDEGVVGEYVPPRSRATVLMSAGVALAHALLNKPVLERERHYQTMRRLTKHVGEAGIGALDIALWDLAGKCCGLSIAQILGGHRWQLPAYASTIPGDEQQGGLSHPEAYADFAESCLELGYQGFKMHGWKEGDLKRESMMIRAVAERVGGKMEVMYDAACHLKTLTDAIRLGRVCDEYNLLWYEDPFADGGLSFSGHKLLKEKVQTPIMIGEHVRTVETHTDLMISGATDFGRVDPDYDGGITGCYKAAIAAEAMGIDVEVHSCGPAMRQLMAALSRSNYYEVNLVHPAAPNPWQLPIYLDGYSDQLDCINSDGMVGVSQSPGLGVDYDWDLIEKTKIDRVVVK, encoded by the coding sequence ATGCAAAGTCCTAGAATTAAAGAAATCGAATTTACACTCTTTGAGGTCAGCATCCCCAATATCGCAGCAGATCCTTCGGGATTTGGAGTTTGGTACGAACCTGGAGTCGGTACTCCTCAAAAACGGTTTGGTGTCCGAATTTTCACGGATGAGGGTGTAGTTGGAGAGTATGTCCCTCCAAGGTCGCGCGCCACAGTGTTGATGTCTGCAGGAGTTGCCTTGGCTCACGCTCTCCTCAACAAACCAGTATTGGAGCGGGAGAGACACTATCAAACGATGCGGAGACTCACCAAACACGTTGGCGAAGCTGGTATTGGGGCTCTGGACATTGCACTTTGGGATCTGGCTGGCAAATGTTGTGGTCTCTCGATTGCCCAAATACTGGGAGGTCATCGTTGGCAATTACCTGCGTATGCGAGCACGATTCCTGGAGATGAACAGCAAGGGGGCTTGAGCCACCCCGAAGCCTATGCTGATTTTGCAGAAAGCTGTTTGGAACTTGGCTATCAGGGCTTCAAGATGCACGGCTGGAAAGAAGGAGATCTGAAAAGAGAGTCGATGATGATTCGAGCTGTTGCCGAGCGAGTTGGTGGAAAAATGGAAGTGATGTATGATGCTGCTTGCCATCTAAAAACCCTCACCGATGCGATTCGGCTAGGCCGAGTTTGTGATGAGTACAACCTACTCTGGTACGAAGATCCTTTCGCAGATGGAGGTCTAAGCTTTTCGGGTCACAAGCTTCTCAAGGAAAAAGTTCAAACCCCGATCATGATTGGTGAGCATGTCCGCACTGTAGAGACACATACAGATTTGATGATCTCCGGTGCGACGGATTTTGGTCGGGTTGATCCTGACTATGATGGAGGCATCACAGGTTGCTACAAAGCTGCGATTGCAGCCGAAGCAATGGGAATTGATGTGGAGGTGCATTCTTGTGGTCCTGCAATGCGCCAACTGATGGCGGCTCTTTCCCGCAGCAACTACTATGAAGTCAATCTGGTCCATCCTGCTGCCCCAAACCCTTGGCAACTCCCAATTTATCTAGATGGCTATTCCGATCAGTTAGACTGTATCAATTCCGATGGAATGGTGGGGGTGTCTCAGTCTCCAGGTTTGGGGGTGGACTATGACTGGGATCTGATTGAAAAAACAAAAATAGACCGGGTTGTTGTCAAGTGA
- a CDS encoding mandelate racemase/muconate lactonizing enzyme family protein has product MKIQRVVTKHLAFELDDRFWNSQQRWAKKDIVLVFIETDNGLVGVGEGWTPGASPKALMLTIEEDIGPRLIGQDPRYHTKIFAEVWETTALNARRGILSIALSAVDLALWDLVGKALQAPVYQLLGAFTDQVPCYASAGLYGKGKDETALAEEMQGYLVQGFSDVKMKVGGVSLEEDVKRVKAARDAIGPNARLMVDANYTLNVPKSLQMAQAFEPYAIYWLEAPVSPDDVSGQAKVNALSPIPVCGNETETGIDRFRELITHRAVEFVQFDIAACGGISEGRRIADLAAAFHLPCTLHASSTGILLAASLHLAASLPNLDSVEYHMFHQWLFDKCPPNSFKPEAGGLVRPPDGPGFGLEIHYDDL; this is encoded by the coding sequence GAAAATACAACGAGTTGTGACGAAACATCTGGCTTTCGAACTGGATGACCGCTTTTGGAATTCTCAGCAACGCTGGGCAAAGAAAGACATTGTCCTGGTTTTTATCGAAACGGATAATGGACTCGTTGGAGTTGGAGAAGGCTGGACTCCTGGGGCATCGCCAAAGGCTTTGATGCTAACCATTGAAGAGGATATTGGCCCAAGATTGATTGGACAAGACCCTCGCTACCACACAAAAATCTTTGCAGAGGTTTGGGAGACGACCGCCTTGAATGCACGAAGAGGAATTCTCTCAATCGCTCTCAGTGCTGTTGATCTCGCTCTGTGGGATTTAGTTGGAAAAGCCTTGCAGGCTCCAGTTTACCAACTCCTGGGAGCCTTCACAGATCAGGTTCCTTGCTATGCCAGTGCTGGTTTGTACGGGAAAGGCAAGGATGAAACTGCCCTTGCTGAAGAGATGCAAGGCTACCTGGTGCAGGGATTCAGTGATGTGAAGATGAAGGTTGGTGGAGTTTCTTTGGAAGAAGACGTCAAGCGTGTCAAGGCAGCCAGGGATGCTATTGGACCAAATGCACGTCTGATGGTCGATGCCAACTACACCCTGAATGTTCCAAAATCACTGCAGATGGCGCAGGCTTTTGAGCCTTATGCAATTTACTGGCTGGAAGCCCCTGTTTCACCGGATGATGTTAGTGGCCAAGCAAAGGTCAATGCTCTCAGCCCAATTCCTGTCTGTGGGAACGAGACTGAGACGGGTATTGACCGATTTCGTGAGTTGATCACTCATCGAGCAGTCGAGTTTGTACAATTTGACATCGCAGCCTGTGGAGGCATCTCCGAGGGACGCAGGATCGCAGACCTTGCTGCAGCTTTTCATCTTCCTTGCACTCTTCACGCTTCTTCAACTGGAATTCTTCTCGCAGCAAGTCTGCACCTGGCAGCAAGTCTGCCTAATCTCGACTCAGTGGAATACCACATGTTTCACCAGTGGCTTTTCGACAAATGTCCGCCAAACTCCTTCAAGCCTGAGGCAGGTGGACTCGTTCGTCCACCAGACGGACCAGGATTTGGCCTGGAGATTCATTATGATGATCTATAA